A stretch of Bacteroidota bacterium DNA encodes these proteins:
- a CDS encoding SusD/RagB family nutrient-binding outer membrane lipoprotein: MKKLYYIFIAIVTLTIASSCSNFNDLNTNPDAATTVTPEMLATGVMKSAFRFWNPNPTDFATGNLWCHHTANANGTPNPYEYFYSYWPYGGFDSYTNLTNLKRMVEFSKGTKYESSFKGLALFMKAWYGFQMTLDMGDIPYSETGQAEDGITRPKYDKQADVFVSILNDLKSAEADFAAGTNFGGDIMYNGDVTKWRKLCNTMQLKVLQTISKKITPDQKARFAAIVSAGNLMVDNSDNFQLVYTSAIGTNHPFWSGETNRTYVVLSKLVVDNLKALNDRRLFYFADPAPALIASGKLENDFNAYEGANTSLSSDAIALNNQQGNYSLINLRYTKDKAGDPMLKLTYAEQCFIIAEAIEEGWVTGNAKDYYESGVKSMLKLFMNLPTTATHGMSINQAYIDNYFTGAAAYATSGTKTDRLHQIWIQRWLIDFFQGNGLNYPQILRTGYPVLPLDPATSMNPDDKTIYPKRWKYPTSEQVSNPDNYKKAIDEQYGGYDGINQIPWWLKE, encoded by the coding sequence ATGAAAAAATTATATTATATATTTATTGCAATTGTTACTCTAACAATTGCAAGTTCGTGTAGCAATTTTAATGATTTGAATACAAATCCAGATGCTGCAACCACGGTTACTCCTGAAATGCTCGCCACTGGAGTAATGAAAAGCGCTTTTAGGTTTTGGAACCCTAATCCAACTGATTTCGCCACCGGAAACTTATGGTGTCATCATACGGCAAATGCAAATGGAACTCCAAACCCTTACGAATATTTTTATTCTTATTGGCCTTATGGTGGATTTGACAGTTATACGAATTTAACTAATCTCAAACGAATGGTTGAATTTTCTAAAGGGACTAAATATGAATCCTCATTTAAGGGATTAGCACTATTTATGAAGGCATGGTATGGTTTTCAAATGACACTGGACATGGGTGATATTCCCTATTCTGAAACTGGTCAAGCAGAGGATGGAATAACCAGGCCTAAATATGATAAGCAAGCAGATGTATTCGTATCCATACTAAATGATTTGAAATCTGCAGAGGCGGATTTTGCAGCCGGAACAAATTTTGGTGGTGATATAATGTACAACGGAGATGTCACGAAATGGCGTAAACTTTGTAATACAATGCAGTTGAAAGTTTTGCAGACGATTAGTAAAAAAATCACTCCCGATCAAAAAGCTCGCTTTGCAGCTATAGTTTCTGCAGGTAATTTAATGGTGGACAATTCGGATAATTTTCAATTAGTCTATACTTCTGCAATAGGCACGAATCATCCTTTTTGGAGTGGGGAAACCAACCGGACTTATGTTGTCCTTTCAAAATTAGTGGTTGATAATTTAAAAGCATTGAATGACCGCAGGTTGTTTTATTTCGCAGATCCGGCACCAGCCTTAATTGCCAGTGGTAAACTTGAAAATGATTTTAATGCTTATGAAGGTGCCAATACCTCTTTATCTAGTGATGCTATTGCCCTTAATAATCAACAGGGTAATTATTCTTTGATAAATTTACGTTATACAAAAGATAAAGCTGGTGACCCTATGCTTAAACTTACCTATGCAGAACAATGTTTCATTATTGCTGAAGCAATAGAAGAAGGTTGGGTAACCGGAAACGCAAAGGATTACTATGAAAGTGGAGTAAAATCAATGCTTAAGCTTTTTATGAACTTGCCTACTACGGCTACTCATGGAATGTCTATTAATCAGGCCTATATAGATAATTATTTTACCGGTGCTGCTGCCTATGCAACATCCGGAACCAAGACAGATCGTTTGCATCAAATATGGATACAAAGATGGCTTATAGATTTCTTTCAAGGTAATGGCTTAAATTATCCTCAGATTCTCCGTACAGGTTATCCTGTTTTGCCTCTCGATCCTGCAACTAGCATGAATCCCGATGATAAAACAATATACCCTAAACGCTGGAAGTACCCGACTAGTGAACAGGTATCTAATCCAGACAATTATAAAAAGGCAATTGATGAGCAGTATGGTGGATATGATGGAATTAACCAAATCCCTTGGTGGTTAAAAGAATAG
- a CDS encoding coagulation factor 5/8 type domain-containing protein, which produces MKFIFFLINLLLLLGGIQIGYSQTSNPLSESVKTIADKYNRTLLGKNVFVFDPAMDMKEVQAFIDSLHACQTMQNSEFSKNRYALLFKPGIYRLDVRVGYYMYIGGLGNSPKDVVIIGAVRSNSMHDGHVLTNFWRAAENLTIVPTVDSTNTWAVSQASPLRRVFVKGNLKLYDGPSSGGFMADCKIEGTVFSGSQQQWLSRNTVWKNWVGSLWNMMFVGVSNAPEENWPKPITTIKETPEVREKPYLVYSEGKFSLKIPALKQNSIGVDWDNQKNREKTITLDDFYVAYPNIDNAKSINRALKNGRNILFTPGIYALNECLKIKHPGTVIMGIGMATLVPENGNKVINVSDVDGVTIAGLLIDAAIVPSKTLMQVGEYGSKKKHETNPTFLFDVFFRVGGPHEGSASNCLLINSNNVYVDHVWLWRADHGDGIGWNKSRCANGLIVNGDNVTVYGLFNEHFQEYQTLWRGDNGRVYFYQSEMPYDPPSADVWKHGKTYGYASYKVADEVKKHHAWGIGIYNVFYNAPIIVDQAIETPSVVEKDIHHKVIIWLNGNKESKVKSIINGKGGSINNTNKKTVME; this is translated from the coding sequence ATGAAATTTATATTTTTTTTAATTAACCTGTTGTTACTTTTGGGAGGAATACAGATCGGTTATTCTCAAACCAGTAATCCATTATCTGAAAGTGTAAAGACTATTGCAGACAAGTATAACCGGACATTACTGGGTAAAAATGTATTTGTATTCGATCCTGCGATGGATATGAAGGAAGTTCAAGCATTTATAGATTCCCTTCATGCCTGTCAGACTATGCAAAATAGCGAGTTTTCAAAAAACCGTTATGCTTTACTTTTTAAACCTGGAATTTATAGATTAGATGTAAGGGTTGGCTATTACATGTATATTGGGGGTTTGGGAAATTCTCCTAAAGATGTAGTAATTATCGGTGCTGTCAGGTCTAATTCAATGCATGATGGTCATGTATTGACTAATTTTTGGCGGGCAGCCGAAAATTTAACGATTGTTCCAACCGTCGATTCAACCAATACCTGGGCTGTTTCGCAAGCTTCCCCTTTGCGCCGGGTTTTTGTAAAAGGAAATTTAAAATTATACGATGGACCTTCCAGTGGAGGTTTTATGGCAGATTGTAAAATTGAAGGGACCGTGTTTTCAGGTTCACAGCAGCAATGGCTTTCTAGAAATACCGTTTGGAAAAATTGGGTTGGCAGCCTCTGGAATATGATGTTTGTTGGAGTTTCTAATGCACCTGAAGAGAATTGGCCTAAGCCCATTACCACCATAAAAGAAACACCTGAAGTTCGTGAAAAACCCTACTTGGTTTATTCCGAAGGGAAATTCAGTTTGAAAATACCTGCATTAAAGCAAAATTCAATAGGTGTAGACTGGGATAATCAAAAAAACAGAGAAAAAACAATTACACTTGATGATTTTTATGTTGCTTATCCTAATATTGACAATGCTAAATCGATTAATAGAGCTTTGAAAAATGGGAGGAACATTCTTTTTACCCCCGGTATTTATGCTTTAAACGAATGTCTGAAAATTAAACATCCGGGTACTGTTATAATGGGTATTGGAATGGCAACGCTGGTTCCTGAAAATGGGAATAAAGTGATTAATGTTTCTGATGTTGATGGAGTTACTATTGCCGGCTTGCTGATTGATGCAGCAATTGTACCTTCTAAAACACTAATGCAGGTTGGAGAGTATGGATCAAAAAAGAAACATGAAACAAATCCTACGTTTTTGTTTGATGTGTTTTTTAGGGTTGGCGGCCCTCATGAAGGTTCTGCATCAAATTGCTTATTGATCAATAGTAATAATGTTTATGTCGATCATGTGTGGCTTTGGAGAGCAGATCATGGTGACGGTATAGGATGGAACAAAAGCAGATGTGCAAACGGGTTGATTGTAAATGGTGACAATGTTACAGTTTACGGGTTATTTAATGAGCATTTTCAGGAATATCAAACACTTTGGAGGGGTGACAATGGTCGGGTTTATTTTTATCAAAGCGAAATGCCTTATGATCCACCATCCGCTGATGTATGGAAACACGGAAAAACATATGGATATGCATCGTACAAGGTTGCCGATGAGGTAAAAAAACATCATGCCTGGGGGATAGGCATATATAATGTATTTTATAATGCTCCAATAATTGTCGATCAGGCTATCGAAACACCTTCAGTTGTTGAAAAGGATATTCACCATAAAGTTATAATTTGGTTAAATGGGAATAAAGAAAGCAAAGTGAAGAGTATTATTAATGGTAAGGGTGGAAGTATTAACAATACGAACAAAAAAACAGTTATGGAATAA
- a CDS encoding endonuclease/exonuclease/phosphatase family protein yields MKRFLLLIIFILPVAFAHSQNIKLMTYNIRLDVKSDGENSWANRKDYFNAQVQFYEPDIFGVQEALPNQVIDIETQLSEYNYVGVGRDGANKGESSNIFYKKERFELKKSGTFWLSETPDVISKGWDAAYNRVCTYALLFDKNKKKQFWVFNTHLDNISETARIKGIELILAKIKALNSKNLSVIFMGDLNSEPNTELIKYLKTQMGDTRDLSLQKPFGPSGTFNNFKHNEPVNLLIDYIFISKSSNFIVNKFAVLSDSKDLKYPSDHCPVYVELKYKIEK; encoded by the coding sequence ATGAAAAGATTTCTTTTACTAATAATATTTATTTTACCTGTGGCATTTGCCCATTCTCAGAACATAAAGTTAATGACATATAATATACGACTTGATGTAAAGTCTGATGGTGAAAATTCATGGGCCAACAGAAAAGATTATTTTAATGCACAGGTGCAGTTTTACGAACCGGATATATTTGGTGTTCAGGAGGCTTTGCCTAATCAGGTAATTGATATTGAGACTCAATTATCTGAATACAACTATGTGGGGGTAGGTAGAGACGGAGCAAATAAAGGAGAATCATCAAATATATTTTATAAAAAAGAACGGTTTGAACTAAAAAAATCAGGCACTTTTTGGTTGTCTGAAACTCCTGATGTTATTTCAAAAGGATGGGATGCTGCCTATAACAGAGTATGTACCTATGCCTTACTTTTTGACAAGAACAAAAAAAAACAATTTTGGGTTTTTAATACCCATTTGGACAATATCAGTGAAACAGCAAGAATAAAAGGCATCGAACTTATTCTTGCAAAAATTAAAGCATTAAACTCAAAAAATCTTTCTGTAATTTTTATGGGGGATTTAAATTCGGAGCCAAACACAGAATTGATAAAATATTTAAAAACTCAAATGGGCGATACTAGGGATTTGTCTTTGCAGAAACCATTTGGCCCTTCAGGAACATTCAATAATTTTAAGCACAACGAACCTGTTAATTTGTTGATTGATTATATTTTTATTTCTAAATCCAGCAATTTTATTGTAAACAAATTTGCTGTTTTGTCTGATTCAAAAGATTTGAAATATCCTTCTGACCATTGTCCGGTTTATGTTGAATTGAAATATAAGATTGAAAAATAA
- a CDS encoding glycoside hydrolase family 127 protein, producing MYIIPAKEVQWDKENVIVVRVFSPDSWIGMYQGPYKYGPIQWSDFISIQQKIIETANNGFTSKIKFINNRAENFNGTINYWIADKTYQKIFSESKPVQIKGIKGVELEMSFSNYVPVNNVDIFKIGYSIAENGSSDTIKNEQVYLAHKQVEIKVANEPKPVVEDKIKDAFTTIPFQNQKLEGYLGKRFSQNLKERLLKVDEDGLMNGYLQRPGNHPWVGEHVGKYLEAACNVWKNTHDPRLKKQMDRIMYELVNSQLKDGYLGTYSPDEYWTSWDVWSHKYNLYGLMAYYTTTGYQPALDACKNMGDLLCKTFGNKPGQRDIIKAGTHVGMAATSVLDPMVELYKYTGDKKYLDFCYYILKAWEQDNGPKIISSLLSTGKVTKVGNGKAYEMLSNLLGLAKLYRVTGDPKLLKPVLIAWQDIVSNRLYITGTTSSFEYFQGNGILPAADTDHIGEGCVTVTWIQLNQNLLDITGDLKYIEQIEKSIYNQLFGAENPESGCVSYYTPLMGKKPYSCGISCCTSSVPRGIALLPYFTFGNVKNTPTVMLYGPAIYKENINTADNKKISLSVKCESNFPETSNETITVNPSQTALFAFALRVPSWSSSYIAIVNGKKYRGIANHYLVINRTWKSGDKIKVSFNIPIQILDGGISYPNQIAFQRGPQVLAFDNSLNTEFLKKYQFESGKELVVEKPASKSVVKLLPEQWIGNQVYPVNIIDMNKDAVKHQLILVPFADASQTGGIIKVWMPLRISKK from the coding sequence TTGTATATTATTCCGGCAAAAGAAGTGCAGTGGGATAAGGAAAATGTAATTGTTGTAAGGGTTTTTAGTCCAGATAGCTGGATTGGGATGTACCAGGGTCCATATAAATATGGGCCTATTCAATGGTCTGATTTTATTTCTATACAACAAAAAATTATTGAAACTGCCAACAACGGATTTACATCAAAAATAAAATTTATTAATAACAGAGCAGAGAATTTTAATGGAACAATAAATTATTGGATAGCAGATAAAACCTATCAAAAAATATTTTCCGAATCAAAACCGGTACAAATAAAAGGAATAAAGGGTGTTGAGCTGGAAATGTCTTTTTCGAATTATGTTCCTGTAAATAATGTTGATATTTTTAAAATCGGCTATTCCATTGCTGAAAATGGAAGTTCAGATACGATTAAAAATGAGCAGGTATATTTGGCCCATAAACAAGTTGAAATTAAAGTTGCCAATGAACCAAAACCAGTTGTAGAGGATAAAATCAAGGATGCATTTACTACTATTCCCTTTCAAAATCAAAAATTAGAAGGTTATCTTGGAAAACGTTTTTCACAAAACCTGAAAGAGCGACTTTTGAAAGTTGATGAAGATGGTTTAATGAATGGGTATTTGCAAAGACCGGGTAATCATCCATGGGTCGGTGAACACGTAGGAAAATATTTGGAAGCAGCATGTAATGTTTGGAAAAACACTCATGATCCAAGGCTTAAAAAGCAAATGGACCGTATAATGTACGAACTGGTTAACTCTCAGTTGAAAGATGGTTATTTGGGAACTTATTCACCTGATGAATATTGGACAAGCTGGGATGTATGGAGTCATAAATATAATTTGTATGGATTGATGGCTTATTATACTACAACCGGCTATCAGCCTGCTTTGGATGCTTGTAAAAACATGGGGGATTTGCTTTGTAAAACCTTTGGCAACAAACCCGGGCAGCGAGATATTATTAAAGCAGGTACTCATGTAGGCATGGCTGCAACCAGTGTTTTAGACCCAATGGTGGAGTTATATAAATACACTGGAGATAAAAAGTATCTTGATTTTTGTTATTATATTTTGAAAGCGTGGGAACAAGACAATGGGCCCAAAATTATCAGTTCTTTATTATCAACCGGCAAAGTGACTAAGGTGGGTAATGGTAAAGCGTATGAAATGCTTTCGAATTTGCTTGGTTTGGCAAAACTTTATCGGGTTACAGGAGATCCGAAGCTCTTAAAACCAGTTTTAATTGCTTGGCAGGATATCGTATCCAATAGATTGTATATTACTGGGACAACCAGTTCCTTTGAATATTTTCAAGGTAATGGTATATTACCTGCAGCCGATACTGATCATATTGGTGAAGGTTGTGTGACTGTGACTTGGATCCAATTAAATCAAAATCTGTTAGATATTACCGGAGATTTAAAATATATTGAACAAATTGAAAAATCAATTTATAATCAATTATTTGGTGCGGAAAATCCCGAATCCGGATGTGTAAGTTATTATACTCCCTTAATGGGTAAAAAGCCTTATTCTTGTGGCATTTCTTGTTGTACGTCAAGTGTTCCCAGAGGAATTGCTCTCTTGCCATACTTCACATTCGGCAATGTAAAAAACACCCCAACGGTGATGCTGTATGGACCGGCAATCTACAAAGAAAATATTAACACTGCCGATAATAAAAAAATCAGCCTTTCCGTAAAATGTGAAAGCAATTTCCCTGAAACAAGCAATGAGACAATAACAGTAAACCCTTCTCAAACTGCACTTTTTGCATTCGCTTTACGGGTACCATCCTGGAGTAGTTCATATATTGCTATAGTAAATGGAAAAAAATATAGAGGAATAGCCAATCATTATTTAGTTATAAATCGTACCTGGAAATCAGGAGACAAAATAAAAGTCTCTTTTAATATTCCTATTCAAATTTTAGATGGGGGTATAAGCTATCCCAATCAAATAGCATTTCAAAGAGGGCCACAGGTTTTAGCATTTGACAACTCTTTAAATACTGAATTTCTAAAGAAATATCAGTTTGAATCGGGGAAAGAACTGGTTGTTGAAAAACCAGCAAGTAAAAGTGTTGTCAAATTACTGCCTGAACAGTGGATTGGAAATCAGGTTTATCCCGTAAATATTATAGATATGAATAAGGATGCAGTGAAACATCAATTAATACTGGTTCCTTTTGCTGATGCAAGTCAAACTGGTGGAATTATAAAAGTATGGATGCCACTGAGAATTTCTAAAAAGTAG
- a CDS encoding glycoside hydrolase family 16 protein has translation METNLKQVFLFFCLAVSLSLSAQSKKGYKLVWKDDFNGLALDTNSWKNETANPGWVNNELQYYTAGTNIQVENGKLRIVAKKENNKYTSGRINTKDKRTFTYGLFEIKAKLPKGVGTWPALWMLGQNHEEVGWPSCGELDIMEHVGKHPCFIHSSIHNKSGYGQTPYTGILKIKNPFNKFHIYGMEWTKEYIAFFIDGKLVYRYNPEVKNKDNWPFDKPFFFIFNIAIGGNWGGPVIDDACFPAVMEVDWVKVYQK, from the coding sequence ATGGAAACAAATCTTAAACAAGTATTTTTATTTTTTTGTCTTGCAGTTTCCTTAAGCCTTTCTGCTCAATCTAAAAAAGGATATAAACTTGTATGGAAGGATGATTTTAATGGACTTGCGCTTGACACGAACTCCTGGAAAAATGAAACAGCCAATCCTGGATGGGTAAACAATGAGTTACAATATTACACAGCTGGCACTAATATTCAGGTCGAAAATGGAAAACTGCGCATTGTCGCAAAAAAAGAAAATAACAAATATACTTCAGGCCGAATTAACACAAAAGACAAACGAACTTTTACATACGGTTTGTTTGAAATAAAAGCCAAACTACCCAAAGGAGTTGGTACCTGGCCGGCACTGTGGATGCTGGGACAAAACCATGAGGAGGTGGGTTGGCCTTCCTGCGGAGAATTGGATATCATGGAACACGTAGGCAAACACCCTTGTTTTATACATTCATCTATTCACAATAAATCAGGATATGGACAGACGCCTTATACCGGTATTTTGAAGATAAAAAATCCTTTCAATAAATTTCACATCTATGGGATGGAGTGGACAAAAGAGTATATTGCATTCTTTATCGATGGCAAATTGGTCTATCGATATAATCCTGAAGTAAAAAATAAAGACAACTGGCCTTTCGATAAACCTTTCTTCTTTATTTTTAATATTGCCATTGGAGGAAATTGGGGTGGTCCGGTCATTGATGACGCTTGTTTCCCTGCGGTAATGGAGGTCGACTGGGTAAAGGTTTATCAGAAATAG
- a CDS encoding ADP-ribosylglycohydrolase family protein has translation MRKNYFSQLLVLILITVFSCSVSSQEYKTISPDVLKDKIAGGWAGKMIGVTYGAPVEFKAMNHIFTDPINWKPSDIRGSMWQDDLYVQLTFLMSMDKYGLNAPAKKYQEMFAKAGYQLWHANMQARKNFFDSIFAPMSGRPENNLHADDIDFQIEADYIGFMCPGMPVTASRIANKIGHIMNYGDGVYGGIFVAALHSEAYFCKDILKVIQNALNAIPAGSDYARIVRDVIRLHQRYPSDWKASWNELQAKWGNVDICGAGDPFNIDAKLNGAYIVMGLLYGEGDPMKTLEITARCGQDADCNPSTAMAVLGVIKGFSGLPQYMQEGVKAVSDSIFINTTYSFNSAVKSINKYALNLIAKNGGKVTDRKIFVRLQKPVNTKAEVSFPNTVFDKKVSIFDQNNWVFKGNWKTFEIDNSNKQIKKQSIYAENKGDELIFNFSGTGISLEGNWHQDCGKADIYVDGKLQRSIDTYYYFAQQEHTTSIWHVLNLKPGKHQVKLVVKGEKRAESKGTRIYITQALIFKTTAKKSDNYKFSFEK, from the coding sequence ATGAGAAAAAATTATTTTTCACAACTGCTGGTTCTTATTTTAATCACAGTCTTCTCTTGTAGCGTTTCATCACAAGAGTATAAAACGATCAGTCCTGATGTATTAAAGGATAAAATAGCCGGTGGTTGGGCGGGCAAGATGATCGGTGTAACATACGGCGCTCCGGTCGAATTCAAAGCCATGAATCATATTTTCACAGATCCCATAAATTGGAAACCTTCAGATATCAGAGGCAGTATGTGGCAGGATGATCTCTATGTGCAATTGACCTTTTTGATGTCTATGGATAAGTATGGGCTTAATGCACCTGCAAAAAAATACCAGGAAATGTTTGCAAAAGCAGGATACCAGTTGTGGCATGCCAATATGCAAGCAAGAAAAAATTTCTTTGACAGCATTTTTGCGCCAATGTCAGGCAGACCTGAAAATAATCTCCATGCGGACGATATTGATTTTCAGATAGAGGCTGACTATATTGGATTTATGTGTCCAGGAATGCCTGTAACTGCCTCAAGAATCGCAAATAAAATCGGGCACATCATGAACTATGGGGATGGGGTTTATGGAGGTATTTTTGTCGCAGCTCTCCATTCCGAAGCCTATTTCTGTAAGGATATTCTAAAGGTAATTCAGAATGCCTTGAATGCTATACCTGCAGGAAGCGATTATGCCAGAATTGTAAGGGATGTGATCAGGCTACATCAGCGGTACCCATCTGATTGGAAAGCTTCTTGGAATGAACTTCAGGCAAAATGGGGAAATGTCGATATTTGTGGAGCCGGAGACCCTTTTAACATTGATGCAAAACTGAATGGCGCCTATATCGTAATGGGATTGCTGTACGGGGAAGGTGATCCCATGAAAACACTTGAAATTACCGCCCGTTGCGGACAGGATGCCGACTGCAACCCGTCAACGGCTATGGCAGTTCTGGGTGTAATAAAAGGATTTAGCGGTTTGCCCCAATATATGCAGGAAGGTGTTAAAGCCGTCAGTGATTCCATTTTCATCAACACCACCTACTCCTTTAATTCAGCTGTAAAAAGTATAAATAAATATGCACTCAATCTGATTGCAAAAAATGGAGGGAAAGTAACTGACAGGAAAATTTTTGTAAGATTACAAAAACCTGTTAACACAAAAGCTGAAGTTTCATTTCCAAATACTGTTTTCGATAAAAAGGTATCGATTTTTGATCAGAATAACTGGGTATTTAAAGGGAACTGGAAAACCTTTGAAATTGATAATAGCAACAAACAGATAAAAAAGCAATCAATATATGCTGAAAATAAGGGGGACGAGCTGATATTTAATTTCTCGGGGACAGGAATTTCCCTGGAAGGCAACTGGCATCAGGATTGTGGAAAAGCAGACATATATGTGGATGGAAAACTGCAGCGCAGCATTGATACCTATTACTATTTTGCCCAACAAGAGCATACCACGAGTATTTGGCATGTACTGAATTTAAAACCCGGGAAGCATCAGGTCAAACTTGTGGTTAAAGGAGAAAAAAGAGCAGAATCCAAGGGAACCAGGATTTATATAACACAAGCTTTAATTTTTAAAACGACTGCCAAAAAAAGTGACAACTATAAGTTTTCTTTTGAAAAATAA
- a CDS encoding glycoside hydrolase family 27 protein gives MVAAFFAFNASAQKFEQLAKTPPMGWNSWNKFQCNVSEKLIMQMADEMVSSGMKEAGYNYIVIDDCWQVDRDENGEVIPDKDRFPHGMKYVADYIHSKGLKFGIYSCAGTKTCQGRPGGRGYEFQDARSYARWGVDYLKYDWCYSTTQDAKSSYSIMRDALYAAGRPIVFSLCEWGTSKPWEWAKEVGHLWRTTGDIQDRWDAMIAILDKERDIAKYSGPGHWNDPDMLEVGNGGMTNEEYKTHFSLWCMLAAPLMAGNDLSTMTPAIKEILTNPEVIALDQDSLGNQAFCFRDNGDYEIWIKKLAHNEKAVCLLNRGDEEKNVQVDFNVLLKSNDNYWSSDSYKLEDYKVRDLWEHKDVKLDKSTINYKIPPHSVKVFRFIKK, from the coding sequence ATGGTGGCTGCATTTTTTGCATTTAATGCCTCAGCCCAGAAATTTGAACAATTGGCCAAAACTCCGCCCATGGGTTGGAATAGCTGGAACAAATTTCAATGTAACGTCAGTGAAAAATTAATCATGCAAATGGCGGATGAGATGGTGTCCAGCGGCATGAAAGAGGCAGGTTACAATTACATCGTCATAGATGATTGCTGGCAGGTTGACCGGGACGAAAACGGAGAAGTGATCCCGGATAAAGACCGTTTTCCTCACGGCATGAAATATGTGGCCGATTATATACATTCAAAAGGATTAAAATTTGGTATTTACTCCTGTGCAGGGACTAAAACCTGTCAGGGACGTCCAGGAGGACGGGGATATGAATTTCAGGATGCACGTTCATACGCCCGTTGGGGAGTAGATTATTTAAAGTATGACTGGTGTTATTCCACTACTCAGGATGCCAAATCCTCATACTCCATTATGAGAGATGCCCTGTATGCAGCCGGAAGGCCAATTGTTTTCAGCTTGTGCGAGTGGGGAACTTCAAAACCCTGGGAATGGGCAAAAGAAGTTGGTCATTTATGGAGAACTACAGGAGATATTCAGGACAGATGGGATGCCATGATTGCTATCCTTGACAAAGAAAGAGATATTGCAAAATATTCAGGCCCTGGACATTGGAATGATCCGGATATGCTGGAAGTTGGCAATGGAGGTATGACCAATGAAGAGTACAAAACACACTTTTCCCTCTGGTGCATGTTAGCCGCACCTTTAATGGCAGGAAATGACTTAAGTACTATGACCCCCGCTATCAAAGAAATACTCACCAACCCTGAAGTTATTGCCCTTGATCAGGATTCCCTGGGAAATCAAGCTTTCTGTTTCCGTGACAACGGTGATTATGAAATCTGGATCAAAAAATTAGCCCATAATGAAAAAGCTGTATGTTTATTAAACCGCGGTGATGAAGAAAAAAATGTCCAGGTAGATTTTAATGTACTTCTTAAGTCCAATGATAATTACTGGTCATCAGATTCTTATAAGCTTGAAGATTATAAGGTGCGTGATTTATGGGAACACAAGGATGTGAAATTGGATAAAAGCACGATTAATTATAAAATTCCACCTCACTCTGTAAAAGTTTTCAGGTTTATAAAGAAATAA